The window GCGCCTGGGCGGACACCTCGTCACGCAGGGCGGCGAAGAGGTCGTGCTCCAGCGTCTGCGCGCGCTCCTGCGCCGTGAGCATCTCCTCCTCGCGCTGCTTCAGCTCGGGGGTGACGTAGCGCTCAGCGTTGGCCAGCGTCTGCTTGCGCTGGTAGTCCGGCGGGGTCTGCTCCGACTGGCCCCGGCTGACCTCGATGTAGTAGCCGAAGACCCGGTTGTAGCCGATCTTGAGTTTGGCGATGCCCGTGCGTTCGCGCTCGCGCTGCTGGAGCGCGGCGATCCAGTCGCGGCCGCCGCGCAGGAGCCCGCGCAGGCGGTCCAGCTCGGGATCGAAGCCGTCGCGGAGGATGCCCCCCTCGTTCATGGCCAGCGGCGGCTCGTCCACGATCGCCGCCCCAATGCGCGCCGCGAGGTCGTCCAAGGGGTCGAGGGCCTCCAGCAGTTCCCGGAGCAGGGCGCATTCCGCGCGCGCCAGCAGGGCGCGCAGCCCCGGCAGGCGCTCCAGCGACGCGCCCAGGGCGCGCATTTCCCGCGCGTTCCCCGCGCGCGACGTGAGCCGCCCGGTCAGGCGCTCCAGGTCGGCCATGCCGCGCAGTCCCTCGCGCAGGGCCATGCGCGCCTCCACGCCCTCCACCAGCTCCTGCACCGCGTCCAGCCGCAGGTTCACCGCCGCGGGGTCCACCAGCGGGTGCAGGATCCATGCGCGCAGCTTGCGGCCGCCCATGCTCGTGAGCGTGCGGTCGAGCACGCCCAGCAGCGACCCGCGCCGCCCGCCGCCCGCCAGCGTCGCCGTCAGCTCCAGGTTTCGCTGCGTGTTCTCGTCCAGCACCACATAACCCGAGGGGCTGTAGCGCCGGGGCAGGCGAAGGCGCGGCACGCCGTCGCGCTGGGTCTCGCGCACATACTGGAGCCCCGCGCCGAGGCAGCCCAGGGCGTTCGGGGCGTCGTCCAGCCCCACGCCCTTCAGCGTGCCCAGGCCGAACACCGCCATGACCAGCCCGCCCGCCGTGTCCGCGTCAAAGCGCTCCGCGGGCCGCGCGGTGAACGAGATGCCGGGGAAAATCCGGCGCAGCTCCGCCAGCAGCGGCGGGTCCAGGTCGTCCGGGTGGAGCACCTCCAGGGGGGCCATGCGCGTCAGCTCGTCGCGCAGCGTGCGCAGCGCGCCCGGGCCCAGCTCCGCCGCCAGGGTTTCGCCCGTGCTGATCTCCAGAAAGGCGGCGCCCCCCGCCGTGCCGTCCGGCGCGGCCGACAGCGCGCACAGGTAGTTGCTCGCCCGCTCGTCCAGCAGTTCCGGCTCCAGCACCGTGCCCGGCGTGATCGTGCGGACCACGGCCCGCTTCACGATGCCCTTCGCCGCGCGCGGGTCCTCCATCTGGTCGCACAGCGTGACCGTGCGCCCCGCGCGGATGGCCTTCGCCACATACGCGTCCACCGCCCGCACCGGCACGCCGCACATGGGCGCGCGCGCCGCCTTGTCCGCGCTGTCGCGCGAGGTCAGCGTGAGGCCCAGCAGCTCCGCCGCCTCCAGGGCGTCTTCGAAGAACAGCTCGAAGAAGTCCCCCATGCGGAAGAACAGCAGCGAGTCCGGGCATTCCGCCTTCGCCTGCAAATACTGCCGCACCATCGGCGTGATCTCCGACGGGGACAGGTCTTCCACTTTCGCCCACACACTGGCCATGCGCGCGATTATAGCAAGCGGCGGGGGGTGGACGGGATGGACGGAATGGACGGAGTGGACAGGGGTGCCGCCAAGGCCTCCGGGGGAGAACGTGCGAAGCACCTTGGAGTGCGGCAGCTTGCTGACGCCTTTCTTCGCGCGGGCTTGCCCGCGCGCGGCGCCCCGCGACACCCGCAAAAAACACGGTTACCCAGGGGTGTCACAACGCCCCGGTCTCGAAGGCGGCAGCAAGCTGCCGCACTCCAAGGCGCGCTCCGCGCGCGTTGCCCGCAGACGACCGGGTGATGAAACCCCTTGTGGCCCGCGCGCCGCCCGCGCGGCTTGGGGTACACTCCCCGCATGGTCGAACCCCCGGGAACGCCCCATGCCTTTGGTGTACATAGACGCCGACGCCTGCCCCGTGAAGGGCGAGACCTGCCGCGTGGCCGCGCGCCACGGGGTGGGGGTGCGCGTGGTGGCGAACACCTTCATGGCGGTGCCCGCGGGCGCGGAGCTGGTCCGCGTGGGCGACGGCTTTGACGAGGCGGACGACTGGATCGCGGCGCACGCGGGCCCCGGCGACGTGGTGGTGACGGACGACATCCCCCTGGCGGGGCGGTGCCTGGCCGCCGGGGCGCGCGTGGTGGGGTCGCGGGGCCGCGAGTTCACGGAGGCCTCCATCGGCGACGCCCTGGCCACCCGCGAGGTGCTTTCCCAGCTCCGGGAGCACGGACTGGTCAGCGGCGGCCCCGCCCCCTTTGGGCCGAAAGACCGGTCGCGGTTCCTCGACCGTCTCGACACGATGCTCCGGGCGGCCCTCCGGGGCGGCTGAACCGGGGCGGACTATTTCTCGAACTGGGCCTCGAAGGCGGTCTTTCCGGCGGGGAAGGTGAAGATGAGCCAGCGGTCGCCGGCCTCGGCCTTGACGCGCTCGCCGCCGGCCTTGACGGTCTTGGCCTTCCAGCCGCCCGCCAGGGCAATGTAGCCCCGGGTCTCCCGGGAAAGGGCGGCGGTGAGCGAGAAGGTGAGGATGCCCTTTTCCTCGTTCCACGCGAGGGACTTGGTCTTGTCGAGGCCGAAGGAGCGCCCCTCGCCGAAGCCCATGAACGTGGGCCGCTCAAAGGTGGGGCAGAGGCCGAAGGTGGTCAGCTCGTTCACCGGGGGAATCGTGCCGTCGGGGAAGGTGACAACCTTGTCGCCTTCGGGACGCCACAGGAGGGCGTTTTCGGCATTGTCGGCCTCGAGGCTGGCGACGGGGGCGGGCTCCGCGCCGGGGAACGCGAGGACGACGGCGCCCAGGCTGCCCACGGTGGCCGCGTAGATGCGGGACACCCACAGGAGCGGCGCCGTGTTGTCCGTGTCCTGCGGGGAGGCGTAGAGCACGTCGGAGGAGAGGGCGCGCGTCAGGGCGGACCCGGCGCCGGGGGCGGGGTCGCCCAGGAGCTCCACGGGCCCGCGCCACAGGCGGATGGCGGTCTCCACCTCGGGGTCGAGGCGGGAGAGGCCGGCGACGTTGAACCGGACCGGGCCGGCGTTGAGGCGGTAGTCCACGGCGCGCCCGAGGACGGCGGAGGCCTCCAGCCAGGCGTCGCGGGTGGCGTCGAGGGTGGTCTCGGCGGCGGGGAAGACGGGCAGCGGGCGGCCGCCCTGGGCGGCGGCGGCGCAGACAGCGCCCAGGGCGCGCCAGTCGGCCTCGACACGGCTGACGCCGAAGGCGGCGAGCGCCTCGTCCGGAATGCGGGACGGCTCGACAACGAGGAAGCCGAAACCCTTCTCCACCAGGACGGCGGCCTGTTTGCGGGCGTATTCCGCGCCCTCGGGGTGGACGGGGTTCACCCAGGTCTGCCCGTCGGCGGACTTTACGGTCCAGGCGTCGCCGCCGCCCTGCACGGCGAGGGGGTCCAGGGTGACGCCGGGGGTGCAGCCGAGGCTGCGCAGCTCCTTGGCCACCTTCGCCATGTCCCTGGGCCAGCGGGGCGCGCCGCCCTCGCGGGTGCCGGGGCGGGCCTCCCATCCGGCGGGGACCAGGGCATGCATGACGCCGAGGGCCATGGCGTCGGTGGCGGCTTTCTTGAGGGCGTCAAAGCCCTCCGTGTCGGGCACGGCGGCCCAGGCGCGCGGGCTGCCCTCGGCGGCCAGGGGGAACCCGGCCGCGTGCAGGGACTGGCTGTACAGGCGCTCCATCTTCACGGGGTCCGTTTC is drawn from Candidatus Hydrogenedentota bacterium and contains these coding sequences:
- the mutS gene encoding DNA mismatch repair protein MutS, with amino-acid sequence MASVWAKVEDLSPSEITPMVRQYLQAKAECPDSLLFFRMGDFFELFFEDALEAAELLGLTLTSRDSADKAARAPMCGVPVRAVDAYVAKAIRAGRTVTLCDQMEDPRAAKGIVKRAVVRTITPGTVLEPELLDERASNYLCALSAAPDGTAGGAAFLEISTGETLAAELGPGALRTLRDELTRMAPLEVLHPDDLDPPLLAELRRIFPGISFTARPAERFDADTAGGLVMAVFGLGTLKGVGLDDAPNALGCLGAGLQYVRETQRDGVPRLRLPRRYSPSGYVVLDENTQRNLELTATLAGGGRRGSLLGVLDRTLTSMGGRKLRAWILHPLVDPAAVNLRLDAVQELVEGVEARMALREGLRGMADLERLTGRLTSRAGNAREMRALGASLERLPGLRALLARAECALLRELLEALDPLDDLAARIGAAIVDEPPLAMNEGGILRDGFDPELDRLRGLLRGGRDWIAALQQRERERTGIAKLKIGYNRVFGYYIEVSRGQSEQTPPDYQRKQTLANAERYVTPELKQREEEMLTAQERAQTLEHDLFAALRDEVSAQARRIQQTADTLAVLDTLLSLAETAAARDYRRPEVGDFGVLEIREGRHPVVEDLMKSGQFVPNDTLLDPDGARVWIVTGPNMAGKSTYLRQVALITLMAQMGSFVPAASARVGVVDRIFTRVGASDNLVRGESTFMVEMIETAEILNSATERSLLVLDEIGRGTSTFDGISIAWSVAEHLHDRVGAKTVFATHYHELTELGNKLEHAKNVNVAVREWGGKVVFLYRIEDGGADHSYGIHVAQLAGLPEEVIARARNILESLEAGSPAPAGLPEQLWLFQTPQDAGPGPVEEELKRVDPDALSPREAQQLLYHLKHLANTPRKGRGR
- a CDS encoding YaiI/YqxD family protein, encoding MPLVYIDADACPVKGETCRVAARHGVGVRVVANTFMAVPAGAELVRVGDGFDEADDWIAAHAGPGDVVVTDDIPLAGRCLAAGARVVGSRGREFTEASIGDALATREVLSQLREHGLVSGGPAPFGPKDRSRFLDRLDTMLRAALRGG